From Flavipsychrobacter sp., a single genomic window includes:
- a CDS encoding gliding motility-associated C-terminal domain-containing protein: MKRSLLLLSLFYICPTLFAQNLVPNPSFEQYDNCPTGFGQIVCPLNSPPFKPTVTDWVTPVPNSPDYYNACSKSIYATVPTHYHGTYPAHTGDAYVAIAAHSGFLTNGPSSSYREYIEVKLLQPLVAGEQYVISCYVRIAFKKDPQYTPNIIAVDEIGVHVSKTQVTSFTHPLNQNYTSMQDTFKQPLNDQTGWTKISGIYTATGGEEWITIGVFNFSNTHPNFTQVYPTAVVPNQTYTSYYLVDDVSLVKKPKCDTITKTTDTILCNHLSLPVTLNSSATNATYTWNTAANTASISAPSVGTYWCSALEGCNLTVDSFTLSLNKDTTHTKIDTTACKGESINITSRDNAISYLWSTNETSKTISVNKLGKYWCTSQVGCKQYIDSFNVEDRSFYVDIDLGKDIYTCSEERIKLGKLFAGNKTYSWNTGENTCCISPTQSGTYILTVSDECSVLKDSINIDFYNCNDCFSMPNVFTPNKDGRNDAIKPIPRCDIDKYLFRIYNRWGELVFETKDINERWDGTYKNESYKTSTFFYYIQYTLMQDPNTKTISGDILLLR, translated from the coding sequence ATGAAAAGATCATTACTTCTTTTATCCCTCTTTTACATATGCCCCACTTTATTTGCACAAAACCTTGTCCCCAATCCAAGCTTTGAACAATATGACAATTGTCCTACAGGTTTTGGCCAAATAGTATGCCCTCTTAATTCGCCACCATTTAAACCGACAGTCACCGACTGGGTAACGCCAGTGCCTAATAGCCCCGATTACTACAACGCCTGCTCCAAAAGCATTTACGCGACAGTGCCTACGCACTATCACGGTACCTACCCTGCTCATACGGGCGATGCTTATGTTGCCATTGCAGCACATTCCGGCTTTTTAACTAACGGCCCATCCTCGTCGTACAGAGAATATATAGAAGTAAAATTGCTACAACCCCTTGTTGCCGGTGAGCAGTATGTGATATCTTGTTACGTAAGGATCGCATTTAAGAAAGACCCACAATATACACCGAACATTATTGCTGTTGACGAAATAGGTGTTCATGTGTCTAAAACGCAAGTGACCTCTTTTACCCACCCTCTGAACCAAAACTACACCTCAATGCAGGATACTTTTAAGCAGCCATTAAACGACCAAACTGGCTGGACAAAGATATCTGGTATATACACTGCTACAGGAGGCGAAGAGTGGATAACCATAGGTGTGTTCAACTTCAGTAATACACACCCCAACTTTACACAAGTATATCCTACGGCGGTTGTACCCAACCAAACATATACCAGTTATTATTTAGTAGATGATGTTTCTTTAGTAAAGAAACCCAAATGCGATACCATCACAAAGACAACTGATACTATTCTATGTAATCATTTGAGCTTACCTGTTACGCTTAACTCATCAGCTACAAACGCAACCTATACATGGAACACAGCTGCCAATACGGCTTCTATTAGCGCGCCAAGTGTTGGTACTTATTGGTGTAGCGCACTTGAAGGATGCAACTTAACTGTTGACAGCTTTACACTTTCACTCAACAAGGATACTACACATACCAAAATAGATACCACTGCCTGTAAAGGAGAGTCCATCAACATCACTAGTAGAGATAATGCTATCAGTTATCTATGGAGTACAAATGAAACAAGTAAAACGATATCTGTAAATAAGCTGGGTAAATATTGGTGTACTTCTCAGGTTGGTTGCAAACAATATATAGACAGCTTTAATGTAGAAGACAGATCATTTTATGTAGACATAGACTTGGGGAAAGACATATATACTTGTAGTGAAGAGCGTATAAAGCTGGGCAAACTATTTGCTGGCAATAAGACCTATTCTTGGAATACCGGCGAAAACACCTGCTGCATTTCTCCTACCCAATCAGGAACATATATATTAACTGTATCTGATGAATGCAGTGTGCTTAAAGACAGTATTAATATTGACTTCTATAATTGCAACGATTGTTTCAGCATGCCTAACGTCTTTACCCCTAATAAAGATGGGCGTAACGATGCTATAAAACCTATACCTAGATGCGATATAGATAAATATCTCTTTAGAATATATAATAGATGGGGAGAATTGGTTTTTGAAACGAAAGACATCAACGAACGCTGGGATGGCACTTATAAAAATGAATCCTATAAAACCAGCACTTTCTTTTACTACATACAATATACCTTGATGCAAGACCCTAACACAAAAACAATTTCTGGAGATATTCTCTTATTAAGATAA
- a CDS encoding S41 family peptidase, with protein MKKISLLIIVLFALSSCEKLLMPIGKKHSVSQIFDDLWKTMDQGYAYFDEKKLPWGDSLRADYQFRLYDTMTDEQFFDTCAKFIAMFQDENISLNAGFRTYRYNPRVKEPANFNRSLLERKYLANAQHTGPFWHTVIDSVAYIYYEDFNRQVTDEHLDILLRQFRDSTLFLYGVVFDVRNNAGGNPENMFPILKRMGVDTSFRYNTLLYKTVYKNGPAQNEFTDLQGAFIEQSPGAKFPENFVLLTNKGTKGIGNIFAVSCRAFSNVRIMGDSTGGGIGFSTGRELPNGWILEYPSLKVFDSENEPTYYGIAPDDSVHMNRVDEDNDIDTIIETAIRRIKTI; from the coding sequence ATGAAGAAGATATCGCTACTTATAATAGTACTTTTTGCTTTAAGCTCTTGTGAGAAGCTTTTGATGCCTATTGGCAAAAAGCATTCTGTGTCTCAGATATTTGATGACCTCTGGAAAACAATGGATCAGGGTTATGCTTATTTTGATGAAAAGAAATTGCCTTGGGGAGACTCTCTAAGAGCTGACTATCAGTTCAGGTTATACGATACCATGACCGATGAACAGTTTTTTGATACCTGTGCTAAATTCATAGCCATGTTCCAAGACGAGAATATATCGCTAAATGCAGGGTTTAGAACTTATAGATACAACCCAAGAGTAAAAGAACCAGCTAATTTCAATCGTTCTTTATTAGAAAGAAAATACTTGGCCAATGCACAACACACAGGGCCTTTTTGGCATACGGTTATTGACTCTGTAGCTTATATCTACTACGAAGACTTTAACAGGCAAGTGACGGATGAACATCTTGATATTTTACTAAGGCAGTTTCGTGATTCAACGTTGTTCTTGTACGGAGTGGTTTTTGATGTAAGAAATAACGCAGGTGGTAATCCTGAAAATATGTTCCCTATATTGAAACGTATGGGTGTTGATACTTCGTTTAGGTATAATACGCTATTGTATAAAACAGTGTATAAAAATGGTCCTGCACAAAATGAATTTACCGATCTGCAAGGGGCATTTATAGAGCAATCACCAGGCGCTAAATTCCCTGAAAACTTTGTGCTACTTACGAATAAAGGCACAAAAGGCATCGGTAATATTTTTGCAGTAAGCTGTAGAGCATTTAGTAATGTGCGTATCATGGGTGATTCTACAGGTGGGGGCATTGGTTTTTCTACAGGTAGGGAATTACCTAATGGTTGGATACTAGAATATCCATCACTTAAAGTGTTTGATTCTGAAAATGAACCTACTTATTATGGTATAGCTCCAGATGATTCGGTACATATGAATCGTGTAGATGAAGACAATGATATAGATACCATTATCGAAACTGCTATCAGGAGAATTAAGACGATATAA
- a CDS encoding T9SS type A sorting domain-containing protein, producing the protein MRKLLLTLTVLLACNLLSFAQMPYKVTVRNNNYQALSTGVNVSDTTAWTEDSTFIINIPFDFKIEGVNVKQIILSGASLAVSDTGSSADAFPIISAEIVDRGLSDTDSVSQSPIRYQVDGNMGSRILKIEVANAGFYDELTQSGTTKNYVNIQLWLYEQSNIVELHYGASQINSFSTYFPLGLLTGYIRDINVGTGNMDKFYILKGNNTSPTVDSFSATSPQTGLTSFPTSGTVYRYTPIVPPSTSVGTIALEGMKVYPTHCTNNITIDNAKGIATYQIININGSTLSTGTINIGRNTIDVSHYPSGMYFVTMKRDNQTTTTRIVKM; encoded by the coding sequence ATGAGAAAACTACTTTTGACACTAACAGTACTATTAGCATGTAATCTTTTATCATTTGCGCAGATGCCGTACAAGGTAACTGTAAGAAACAATAACTATCAAGCGCTAAGCACAGGAGTAAACGTCAGCGACACCACGGCCTGGACAGAAGACTCTACCTTCATTATCAACATTCCTTTTGACTTCAAAATAGAAGGAGTGAACGTAAAACAAATAATACTATCTGGTGCTTCATTAGCAGTATCTGATACAGGCTCAAGTGCTGATGCGTTTCCTATCATCAGTGCTGAAATTGTAGACCGAGGGCTTTCTGATACTGATTCCGTTTCTCAGTCTCCAATCCGCTACCAAGTAGATGGTAACATGGGTAGTAGAATATTAAAAATTGAGGTAGCCAATGCGGGTTTTTATGATGAGTTAACACAGAGTGGTACAACAAAGAATTATGTCAACATACAGCTATGGTTGTACGAGCAAAGCAATATTGTAGAGCTACACTATGGTGCATCTCAGATTAATTCTTTCTCTACCTACTTCCCTCTTGGGTTGTTAACCGGTTATATTAGAGATATAAATGTGGGCACTGGAAACATGGATAAGTTCTACATCCTTAAAGGCAACAATACTAGCCCAACAGTAGATAGCTTTTCTGCTACATCTCCACAAACAGGTCTTACCAGCTTCCCAACCAGCGGAACGGTATATCGCTACACACCTATAGTACCACCTAGCACAAGTGTTGGTACTATAGCACTAGAAGGCATGAAGGTGTACCCTACTCATTGCACGAACAATATTACTATAGACAATGCTAAAGGAATAGCTACTTATCAAATCATCAATATAAACGGTAGCACCTTAAGCACAGGAACTATCAACATAGGAAGAAACACTATTGATGTGAGCCACTATCCATCGGGTATGTATTTTGTAACCATGAAAAGAGACAACCAAACAACTACAACACGTATAGTGAAAATGTAA
- a CDS encoding DUF2202 domain-containing protein, whose protein sequence is MRNLISAVVALALLGTTVGFTSCKKDNEVTPQQTTQTATLSDAEKAALSFLREEEKMARDVYDALLVSHPAMTFLSNIRGSEQKHMDAVKNLLDQYGIADPIGNNAAGVFTNADIQQLYNTLVAKGQKSELDAVIVGLTIEDMDIKDLQDAISKATQDNIKTVYGNLQKASKNHMREFYTQLTSRNGTYTPQYITQAEYDAIVNSPKEHGSN, encoded by the coding sequence ATGAGAAACTTAATTTCAGCAGTAGTAGCCCTAGCGCTTTTGGGCACAACAGTAGGCTTTACTTCTTGCAAAAAAGACAATGAAGTAACCCCTCAACAAACTACACAGACAGCAACACTTTCTGATGCAGAAAAAGCAGCCTTGAGCTTCCTACGCGAGGAGGAAAAAATGGCAAGGGATGTATATGATGCCTTACTGGTTTCGCACCCTGCAATGACTTTCTTGTCAAATATTCGTGGTAGTGAGCAAAAACATATGGACGCAGTAAAAAACCTACTGGATCAATATGGCATTGCCGACCCAATAGGCAACAACGCAGCGGGTGTATTTACTAACGCAGACATACAACAGCTGTATAATACACTGGTGGCCAAAGGACAAAAATCTGAGCTAGATGCCGTTATCGTAGGGCTTACCATAGAAGATATGGATATAAAAGACTTACAAGATGCTATCAGCAAAGCAACACAGGACAATATAAAAACAGTGTATGGCAATTTGCAAAAAGCTAGTAAAAACCACATGAGAGAGTTTTATACTCAGCTCACCAGCAGAAATGGTACTTACACGCCACAGTACATCACACAGGCAGAATACGATGCTATCGTAAATAGCCCAAAGGAGCACGGTAGTAACTAA
- a CDS encoding ATP-binding protein, producing MYKEVKLNEKFSEYFCKSQYEDQKNIIDSLSRINIFIGANNSGKSRMLRRLFYDKNYRYAHKDINAKARHIHIKRFLNNLKDGGLRNYTAEYLNDVIEHLQEIFDKLTYWDIHNANSYDEAYRNFANAIDTTNLSNSLSKINIRDRYATARFIHDRYTHNLKNTFSLLNEKLPEQSKFDRYYIPVLRSLKGLSPKQEVGINAFNDIYKTHTQKEYFKENDTLNIFTGLSLYEDTTKLLLGDTAKRNKIKEFEKFLEDSFFQKEVNIVPHLESKTLHIKIGNRERPIHELGDGVQSIIILTYQLFMQQGENAIFFFEEPETHLHPGYQRLFIETLLDSRFDSFQYFMTTHSNHFLDITLDYNSISAYTFNRRTNNDNFDVENVTSGDENVLKLIGARTSSVFLSNCTIWVEGITDRIYIRKYLEMVQKTKPIKYKEDYHFSFVEYAGNNITHWSFLDAEDPEHDNINVEHLCAKLFLVTDNDGAGLKLDGQPHVNKKAKYERHLKLQERLDDRYYLLQCREIENLLTKDVIKRVIEAKEPEDAELDFKKFDKKPHKVDAIGKFIEKNVTGLKRKYTYKSDTINDKLGFAKKAVEQINTYDDMSAEAKDLAERLYNFIKSQNS from the coding sequence ATGTATAAAGAGGTAAAGTTGAATGAAAAATTTAGTGAGTATTTCTGTAAAAGTCAATATGAAGACCAAAAGAACATAATAGACAGCCTATCAAGAATAAACATATTTATAGGTGCGAATAACTCAGGGAAAAGCAGAATGCTTAGAAGGTTATTTTATGATAAAAATTATAGATACGCACACAAAGATATCAATGCAAAAGCAAGACACATACATATTAAGCGATTTTTAAACAATTTAAAAGATGGCGGCTTAAGAAATTATACCGCAGAATATTTAAATGATGTTATTGAACATTTACAAGAAATTTTTGACAAATTAACCTATTGGGATATTCATAATGCAAACTCATATGATGAAGCATATAGAAATTTTGCAAACGCGATTGATACTACTAATTTGTCTAATAGCTTGTCTAAAATTAATATACGAGATAGGTATGCTACTGCTAGATTTATACATGACAGATATACACATAATCTTAAAAACACTTTTTCACTTTTAAATGAAAAATTGCCCGAACAATCAAAATTTGACAGATACTATATCCCAGTACTAAGAAGCTTAAAAGGATTATCACCTAAACAAGAGGTAGGCATAAACGCCTTCAATGATATTTACAAAACGCATACACAAAAAGAATACTTTAAAGAGAATGACACTTTAAATATATTTACTGGCCTTTCTTTGTATGAGGATACTACTAAGCTACTACTTGGAGACACAGCAAAAAGAAATAAAATAAAAGAGTTTGAAAAATTCCTAGAAGACTCTTTCTTCCAAAAGGAAGTAAACATTGTACCTCATCTAGAATCAAAAACTTTACATATAAAGATTGGAAATAGAGAGCGTCCTATACATGAATTGGGGGACGGTGTACAATCAATAATTATACTTACCTACCAGCTGTTTATGCAGCAAGGAGAAAATGCTATTTTCTTCTTTGAAGAGCCTGAAACACACCTTCATCCAGGCTATCAGAGATTATTTATCGAAACATTGCTAGATTCTAGGTTTGATAGTTTTCAATACTTCATGACTACACACTCTAATCATTTTTTAGACATAACACTAGACTATAACAGCATATCTGCTTATACTTTTAACAGACGTACAAATAATGACAATTTTGATGTAGAAAATGTAACCTCTGGAGACGAGAATGTACTAAAACTGATAGGGGCTAGAACATCTTCTGTTTTTCTTAGCAACTGTACTATATGGGTAGAGGGTATAACCGATAGGATATACATACGTAAGTATTTAGAAATGGTACAAAAGACTAAACCTATTAAATACAAGGAAGACTATCATTTCTCATTTGTAGAATACGCAGGTAATAATATCACTCATTGGTCATTTCTTGATGCAGAAGATCCTGAACACGACAATATAAATGTGGAGCATCTGTGTGCGAAACTATTCTTAGTAACAGACAATGACGGAGCTGGGTTAAAGCTAGACGGACAACCTCATGTTAATAAAAAAGCGAAATATGAAAGGCACTTAAAGTTACAAGAAAGGCTTGATGATAGGTATTATCTATTACAATGTAGAGAAATAGAAAATCTACTTACAAAAGATGTTATCAAAAGAGTAATTGAAGCTAAAGAACCTGAGGATGCAGAACTAGACTTCAAAAAATTTGACAAAAAGCCACACAAAGTAGATGCTATTGGAAAGTTTATAGAAAAGAATGTTACAGGTTTAAAACGCAAGTATACCTACAAGTCTGATACTATAAATGACAAATTAGGATTTGCTAAGAAAGCAGTTGAACAGATAAACACCTATGATGATATGAGCGCCGAAGCAAAAGACTTAGCAGAAAGGCTGTACAACTTTATTAAATCACAAAACTCCTAA
- the rpsA gene encoding 30S ribosomal protein S1: MEENQIVNQTDGLTEQQAGAHDDFDWSVDKRNVSNYSDEKRAEMDEIYTGTFKDITESELLSGHIVGLTKTDAIINIGFKSDGLVSLNEFRDLDSVNIGDEVEVMVVEKEDRNGHLHLSRKLARQANAWGKIVDYYKTGEVVTGTITSKTKGGLIVDVYGLETFLPGSQIDVKPVTDYDQYVGKTMDFKIVKINEAIRNAVVSHKALIESDIEQQRSEIIGKLEKGQVLEGTVKNVTDFGAFIDLGGVDGLLYITDISWGRVTHPSEVLENGQKLNVVVLDFDDEKKRISLGLKQLTEHPWDSLSADVVEGAKVKGKVVNIEDYGAFLEILPGVEGLVHVSEITWSSQPINAKEFFNMGDEYEAVVVTLDKEERKMSLSIKQMTEDPWETIENKFPQDSKHKGTVKNITPYGVFVELETGIGGMIHISDLSWIKRYNHPNEFTKVGEEIDVVILSIDKENRKLALGHKQMEEDPWNTFETVFPIGSEHEGIVTKRDEKGAIVQLQYGLEAFAPARHLRKEDGSNVEVDETLQFVIIEFDRNDKRIMVSHSRIWEQTKADEREADRKEAAANAEKTKKAVKNVQSKMEKPTLGDLGALAELKEKMKKAEDDK, translated from the coding sequence TTGGAAGAAAATCAAATTGTTAATCAAACTGACGGCCTAACAGAACAACAGGCTGGCGCTCATGATGATTTCGACTGGAGCGTCGACAAAAGAAACGTATCAAACTACTCAGATGAGAAGCGTGCAGAAATGGACGAAATCTACACTGGTACGTTCAAAGACATTACAGAGTCTGAGCTATTAAGCGGACACATTGTAGGTCTTACAAAAACTGATGCTATCATCAACATCGGTTTTAAATCAGACGGTCTTGTATCGCTTAACGAATTCCGTGATTTGGATTCAGTTAACATAGGAGACGAAGTTGAGGTAATGGTGGTTGAAAAAGAAGACCGCAATGGTCATCTTCACCTAAGCCGTAAACTAGCTCGCCAGGCTAACGCTTGGGGTAAGATCGTTGATTACTACAAAACTGGCGAAGTGGTTACAGGTACTATCACTAGTAAGACTAAAGGTGGTCTTATTGTTGATGTATATGGCTTGGAGACTTTCCTTCCTGGTTCTCAAATCGACGTTAAGCCAGTTACTGATTACGATCAGTATGTTGGTAAAACAATGGACTTCAAGATCGTTAAGATCAACGAAGCTATCCGCAACGCAGTTGTATCTCACAAAGCGCTTATCGAAAGCGATATCGAACAACAACGTTCTGAGATCATCGGTAAGTTGGAGAAAGGTCAAGTACTTGAGGGTACAGTTAAGAATGTTACTGACTTTGGTGCATTCATCGACCTTGGCGGCGTAGACGGTCTATTGTACATCACAGATATCAGCTGGGGCCGCGTAACGCATCCGAGCGAGGTTCTAGAGAACGGTCAGAAATTGAATGTAGTTGTTCTAGACTTCGACGACGAGAAGAAGCGTATCAGCCTGGGCTTGAAACAACTTACTGAGCATCCTTGGGATAGCCTATCTGCAGACGTTGTAGAAGGTGCTAAGGTGAAAGGTAAGGTTGTAAATATTGAAGATTACGGTGCATTCCTTGAGATACTTCCTGGTGTTGAAGGTTTGGTTCACGTATCTGAAATTACATGGTCTTCTCAGCCAATCAACGCTAAGGAGTTCTTTAACATGGGTGACGAGTACGAAGCAGTAGTTGTTACTCTAGATAAAGAAGAGCGTAAGATGAGCTTGTCTATCAAGCAAATGACTGAAGATCCATGGGAGACTATCGAGAACAAATTCCCTCAAGATAGCAAGCACAAAGGAACTGTGAAGAACATCACTCCTTACGGTGTGTTTGTTGAGCTAGAGACTGGTATTGGTGGTATGATCCACATCAGTGATCTTAGCTGGATCAAGCGTTACAACCATCCGAATGAATTCACTAAAGTAGGTGAAGAGATCGATGTTGTTATCCTTAGCATAGACAAAGAGAACCGTAAATTGGCTCTAGGTCATAAGCAAATGGAAGAAGATCCGTGGAACACATTTGAAACTGTATTCCCAATAGGTAGTGAGCACGAAGGTATCGTTACTAAACGTGATGAGAAAGGTGCTATAGTACAGTTACAATATGGTCTTGAGGCTTTTGCTCCTGCTCGTCATCTACGTAAAGAAGATGGTAGCAATGTAGAGGTTGATGAAACACTACAGTTTGTTATCATTGAGTTCGATCGTAACGACAAGCGTATCATGGTTTCTCACTCTCGTATTTGGGAACAAACCAAAGCTGACGAAAGAGAAGCTGATAGAAAAGAAGCAGCTGCCAATGCAGAGAAAACTAAGAAAGCGGTTAAGAACGTCCAATCTAAAATGGAAAAACCAACTCTTGGAGATCTTGGTGCATTAGCTGAGCTTAAAGAAAAAATGAAGAAAGCAGAAGACGATAAATAA
- a CDS encoding HAMP domain-containing sensor histidine kinase: MARVNNKSLFILSGIVIACLIGVQLYWIWNNISLQKTTIERALKEDVSLIAKDIEDNSSCFNMYAKTQFNRGEGFYLIKQSYKDGRFYGPEQGGKIDTINMFNLFEVNIDTFINDSYIGFDNYNAKLDVALKFELLLDSNYTSDAYSSKTKTLNINNFKDLLRENKNLSTIINYEHLNADLKKVLIDNSLDTNYSLGIKRVDSVGYEYLSDNAFVAGLNNSKIRASFLGDEFNAPYELVIFIPNSFTNIIKSMSIMMISSIIIIIILIMLYGYFVKTILDQKRLSAMKNTFINNITHEFKTPITNINLAIENWKDVKGNSEVYMNVIKEENEHMYKNVEQILQLATLENTGVLEQKSEFDIHNLLKDVISKFEMQLQRIHTTIDLQFNATDAYISANKEQIADLFHNLIDNAIKYSSDNPKISIATFNTNGNLVIQVSDNGIGMKAEAQKHVFENFYRENTSDTHDVKGFGLGLSYAKYIVDLHKGEIVLKSKQGKGTVFTIYLPKK; this comes from the coding sequence ATGGCTAGAGTAAATAACAAGTCACTCTTTATTCTTTCCGGTATAGTGATTGCCTGCTTAATAGGCGTACAGCTTTATTGGATATGGAATAATATAAGTCTTCAGAAGACAACTATAGAGCGAGCGCTAAAGGAAGATGTATCTCTTATTGCAAAAGATATAGAAGATAATAGTAGTTGTTTCAACATGTATGCTAAAACTCAATTTAATAGAGGAGAGGGGTTTTATCTAATTAAGCAATCATATAAAGACGGTCGTTTTTATGGTCCTGAACAGGGGGGCAAAATAGATACTATAAATATGTTCAACTTGTTTGAAGTGAACATAGATACATTCATCAACGATAGTTATATCGGTTTTGATAACTATAATGCAAAGCTTGATGTGGCCTTAAAGTTTGAGTTGTTACTTGATTCTAACTACACATCTGATGCCTATTCCAGCAAAACTAAAACTCTAAACATAAATAACTTCAAAGATCTACTTAGAGAGAATAAAAACCTCTCTACTATTATTAATTACGAGCATCTAAATGCAGATTTGAAAAAAGTACTAATTGATAATAGTCTTGACACCAATTACTCATTGGGCATTAAGCGAGTTGATAGCGTAGGATATGAATACTTGTCTGATAATGCTTTTGTAGCGGGTTTGAATAATAGTAAGATAAGGGCCTCTTTTCTTGGCGATGAATTTAATGCACCATATGAACTCGTAATTTTTATTCCCAACTCCTTTACCAATATTATAAAATCTATGTCTATTATGATGATATCTTCTATTATCATAATCATTATACTCATAATGTTGTATGGCTATTTTGTAAAAACAATCTTAGATCAGAAGCGTTTGTCGGCTATGAAAAATACATTCATTAATAATATCACCCACGAGTTCAAAACGCCAATTACCAATATCAACCTTGCTATCGAAAATTGGAAAGATGTAAAAGGGAATAGTGAGGTGTATATGAATGTGATCAAGGAAGAGAATGAGCATATGTATAAGAATGTAGAGCAAATATTACAATTGGCTACATTAGAGAATACAGGTGTTTTGGAACAAAAGTCTGAATTTGATATTCATAATCTTCTAAAAGATGTTATATCAAAATTTGAGATGCAACTGCAAAGGATCCATACTACTATTGATCTGCAGTTTAATGCTACCGATGCATATATAAGCGCTAATAAAGAACAGATAGCAGACTTATTTCACAACCTCATAGATAACGCAATAAAGTATAGCTCCGATAATCCAAAAATATCCATTGCAACCTTTAATACTAATGGGAACTTAGTGATACAGGTTAGTGATAATGGTATAGGTATGAAAGCCGAGGCGCAAAAGCATGTTTTTGAAAATTTTTATAGAGAAAATACTAGTGATACTCATGATGTAAAAGGATTTGGCCTTGGATTGAGCTATGCTAAATATATTGTAGACCTACACAAGGGGGAGATCGTTTTGAAAAGTAAGCAGGGCAAGGGAACTGTATTTACCATTTACTTACCTAAAAAGTAG
- a CDS encoding response regulator transcription factor, with the protein MTKILFVEDDQNLGMLLTENLNNRGFDIEWCKNGTDGLDKFKTGNYNLCIFDVMMPTKDGFTLTKEIKAIKPDMPVIFLTARNMQEDKIKGFELGCDDYVTKPFNTQELFLRINAILNRTQKDKPLADELHIGRYLLNTTKMTLELEGVSTKLSSKESGLLYILASNINVLVNRSAILEQVWGNDDYFSAKSMDVYISKVRKLLKEDPNIEILNAYGIGFKLIVNN; encoded by the coding sequence ATGACAAAAATATTATTTGTAGAAGATGACCAAAATTTAGGCATGTTATTAACTGAAAACCTTAATAATAGAGGTTTTGATATAGAGTGGTGCAAGAATGGAACTGATGGCTTAGATAAGTTTAAAACTGGGAATTATAACCTTTGCATTTTTGATGTTATGATGCCTACCAAAGATGGTTTTACACTAACGAAAGAGATAAAAGCTATAAAACCTGATATGCCTGTTATTTTTCTTACTGCCAGAAATATGCAAGAAGATAAAATAAAAGGTTTTGAATTGGGTTGTGATGACTATGTGACAAAGCCGTTTAATACACAAGAGCTTTTCTTAAGGATAAATGCGATTCTTAACAGAACTCAAAAAGACAAGCCATTAGCTGACGAGCTACATATTGGTAGGTACCTTCTGAACACTACAAAGATGACTTTAGAACTCGAAGGAGTCTCTACAAAGTTGAGCTCTAAGGAATCAGGACTTCTGTATATACTAGCTAGTAATATAAATGTGTTGGTAAATAGAAGCGCCATTTTAGAACAAGTATGGGGTAACGACGATTACTTCTCAGCTAAAAGTATGGATGTGTATATCAGCAAGGTCAGGAAGCTGCTAAAAGAAGATCCCAATATTGAGATACTCAACGCC